A genomic segment from Necator americanus strain Aroian chromosome III, whole genome shotgun sequence encodes:
- a CDS encoding hypothetical protein (NECATOR_CHRIII.G8880.T2), which translates to MSALVPHQYSATREPKMNQSFAKDPSDKKESFLAIERLRQVGVGTEEIIRLKEAGFHTIERIAHSATREIACIEGIGDKEAENILQKCMKFVDMGFSTALDVYEKRKNILKIRTGSLTLDTVIGGGIESRQITEVFGESGAGKSHLCHSLAVICQLPVSMGGADGKCIWIDTEGSFRPERLISIAQRYGIEARKVLDNIAFAKCFNSDHQTSLLTSAGLYCSFKL; encoded by the exons ATGTCGGCGTTAGTGCCCCATCAGTACTCAGCTACTAGAGAGCCAAAGATGAACCAGAGTTTCGCAAAGGACCCGAGTGATAAGAAGGAGTCATTCCTTGCTATAGAAAGGCTTCGG caAGTCGGGGTTGGGACAGAAGAAATAATTCGATTGAAAGAGGCAGGATTCCATACGATAGAGAGAATCGCTCATTCAGCAACGAGAGAAATCGCATGTATTGAAGGAATCGGTGATAAGGAAGCAGAAAATATATTG caaaaatgtatgaaatttGTCGATATGGGTTTCTCGACTGCGTTGGACGTGTACGAGAAacgtaaaaatattttgaagatcCGCACCGGATCCCTTACATTAGATACAGTTATTGGCGGCGGAATTGAAAGTCGTCAAATAACTGAG GTTTTTGGTGAGTCTGGTGCAGGAAAAAGCCACCTCTGCCATTCTTTGGCAGTTATTTGCCAGCTGCCTGTGTCCATGGGGGGAGCGGATG GAAAATGTATCTGGATCGACACGGAAGGGTCATTCAGACCGGAGCGGTTGATTTCTATCGCACAGCG ATATGGAATAGAGGCCAGAAAGGTCTTGGATAATATTGCGTTTGCCAAGTGTTTTAATTCCGATCATCAGACTTCATTACTAACCTCCGCCGGTTTGTACTGTTCATTTAAATTATGA
- a CDS encoding hypothetical protein (NECATOR_CHRIII.G8882.T2), with the protein MQFIISNWKSRVGGPVDASAFLKSLRSSRSPAKEKEVLIDLFDDWDVLTNTWFEVADCASFSEELAEDKSFPARQKAVLLASKVAFCLEDYENALNFALAADTHFKLTPRPKSKTVGGEKDDERNLDKCCLTISHALPLGKGLHSQNA; encoded by the exons ATGCAGTTCATCATTAGTAATTGGAAGTCACGTGTGGGAGGACCAGTTGATGCGA GCGCATTCCTCAAATCGTTGCGATCATCACGCTCACCTGCGAAGGAAAAGGAAGTActaattgatttatttgatgACTGGGACGTTCTCACAAACACTTGGTTTGAG GTTGCCGACTGCGCCAGTTTTAGTGAAGAACTAGCTGAAGATAAGTCGTTTCCTGCTCGACAGAAAGCCGTATTATTGGCTTCCAAG GTCGCGTTCTGCTTGGAGGACTACGAGAATGCCCTAAACTTCGCCTTAGCTGCTGACACCCATTTCAAACTTACTCCTAGGCCAAAGTCAAAAACTGTTGGGGGGGAAAAGGATGATGAG CGGAATTTAGATAAG TGTTGCCTAACTATATCACATGCTTTACCTTTGGGCAAGGGACTCCATTCGCAAAATgcataa
- a CDS encoding hypothetical protein (NECATOR_CHRIII.G8883.T1) — MTSSIFCYVCYVERCRGRRPPRGVCPIWLVLAGLLPYRNRTARCKLYSFDAQLSLSVNNPVEISSDTGREAETYRWINKCIAHDPRISLINQSQSRGYVVRPQWADRRASRGPKATLCLN; from the coding sequence ATGACATCTTCGATTTTCTGTTATGTGTGTTATGTCGAGCGTTGTCGTGGAAGACGCCCTCCTCGGGGTGTTTGCCCGATTTGGCTTGTGTTGGCTGGTCTTCTTCCCTATAGGAACCGCACGGCTCGATGTAAGTTGTACTCGTTTGATGCCCAACTCTCATTATCAGTAAACAATCCTGTGGAAATTTCTTCCGATACAGGAAGAGAAGCAGAGACCTACAGATGGATAAACAAGTGTATCGCTCATGATCCACGCATCTCTCTCATCAATCAAAGtcagtcgcgaggctacgtggtgCGTCCTCAATGGGCGGATAGGAGGGCTagtcgcggaccaaaagcgacatTGTGCCTGAACTGA
- a CDS encoding hypothetical protein (NECATOR_CHRIII.G8884.T1) — translation MSCRQPRTYVQVRKALQKKDFKERRAREVLADAAEAGKSIRYARRDFANRKTALRNPRENHLRFLLCRFHHFDSHVGFVPSEGRWTCHSRGSPVRVTTCYHVGKKSWAPSPERIRSEHLEHLKNHLLVLVNTGKTLHTLLVAMQGS, via the coding sequence ATGAGTTGCAGACAACCAAGAACTTACGTCCAAgttcgcaaggctttgcagaagaaagactttaaagagagaagagcaagGGAAGTGTTGGCTGATGCTGCAGAAGCGGGAAAAAGCAttcgctatgcccgtcgagacttcgccaatcgcaagactgctctccggaacccaagagaaaatcatctacgattTTTACTCTGTCGTTTTCATCATTTTGACAGCCACGTCGGCTTTGttccatctgagggaagatggacatgtcattctcGAGGTTCTCCCGTGCGAgttacgacatgctatcatgtcggcaAGAAATCGTGGGCACCCTCTCCGGAAAGAATAAGGTCAGAACATCTAGAACATCTAAAGAACCATTTGCTAGTACTTGTCAACACTGGCAAGACTCTTCACACATTACTTGTCgcaatgcaaggttcctaa